gaaagatttgcAACCAAGAGCACATTTTCACAATTAacaccataaaaacaaaaactgggtTCGCGATGAGCAGTTTTGGTCAAATTTACCCAATTATGTCAAATCAAACACTTCttcatttttttacatttgtgtggTTTCTTCCAGTTACAGAAGAGGTAAAGATACGTACCTGAATCCACTTATCTACTACCAGAATCTACACTAAGCAACATCACTGTGGGACACAAAGGAACATAGCAAATACAGGAAGGGTGGATTATTGTGGCCTTCAAAGACCTCAAACACGCAGGCAAACCTCCCAACTAGAGGGGCAACTACATGGCAAACCCATCGAGAATGATTTCTAAAAGATTATGTACAACATCAAGGCTGCAGTCCATTGGCATCCTAACATCTCTGACTGTTTAAAGTTAATTGGCTCAGTTACAGTTCATAAATATTTGAACCCGATTGACTAGCAACTACGTTACCTAAAGTCTATCCTTTCTCACTAATCCTGTTCAATCCCGGCATCAGTGGCGTCGGcgcaactggaaaaaaaaacatttacatacaaTTCAAAAACTACTTTACAACACATGTCCAGATACAGACcagcttcttttctcctctgctgagtCTGAGAACAAACTCATCACACTGGACATGTGTGGGTATACAGTTCTACACATCACCGATAGCACTGACCAGAGGAATATACTGGATGTTAAGTGGCGGCACTACATTAGAGACAAGAGGAAAACTTCAAGGTGCATACAAGTTATTTGTTGAACACGGCACAGTCATTTGGTTGGTGTAAGGAATGGAATGAAAgaggctgtttgtctgtgcaggCGTAGGACACATGCAGAGAGGTCTCATCGCTTGTTAGGTGGTCGGAGACTAGCAGGCCTCAACCAGGAAATCTGGTACTCAAATCAAGGCTGGGTCGCGATACCAACACTTGTCGGTATTACAAGTTATCCTTTCATACATAAGTATCCAGGTCTTCCAGCTTGAGCTCTGGCAAACTTTCTGAACAGGTGACAGGTGGTTGTAGTTTCTCAGTctcaggtggaggtgtgtgttttgtttgtcagtgtttgtcaggtgCTACGTGTGCTCGTCCGTTCTGTGCTGTTGTGGTTGGTGTGGCGCTGTATTATATGCCTGAGTGTCTGCCTCTAGATGTGCATGATTCTATGTGTACCAGTGTGTCTGAAACTGCGTCTGCAGCGCTGCTCTGCGTAGGTGGGACAGACTATAGGAAAGCACTTGGGTTTGCTCGTGGATCCTTCTGGTTCCTGTAGCGCACAGCGAGCCACACTCCCAGGATCTGTTGAAGACATTAAAACAAAGAGATGAAGGCTGCTCACACCTGAAAACGCAAAATTCAGCTGCATGTCATGGCGAGATATGTGGCGCTGGAAGCTTGGTGACATAGTGACGACCTGCACGACTCACTGGTGAACTACTGTAGCTggtgagctaactgctaacacgCCACCCAGTCAGGAACATGCTAACACTAGTCAGTCACAAGCGCGTCTTCCCATTTTCTCAGTACTCTGCTGTTTATTCCCCCGAGGCAATTTGCTCTCATTTTGTACATCATCTCATTCAGAGTCACCAAACTCTGTCGCTAACGGGACAATCAGTTCGCAGTTTCAACCATCGACTCCCATCTCATAACTGTCATAAACATCCATTGTGTCTGTACTCTGGCAGAATGCATTGTGCTGCACGGTTAATAAGCTACAATAGCTTCCTCCatttttgactttgtgttcCCTCAGAGGTCCAAACTGTCACGACAGTTTGTTATTAGTTAACAGCACAAATTTGTGTGccaaagttcaccaaagttgaacttGACCAAAAAGTTTGCGTGGATTTACTTCATCCTCGAGAGCAAACCCACCGACTGGAGCAGCTCCATTAGAATGAATTGATCTTGTCATTTGTGCcattttaaatgctggtgtgatCAGGCCTTTAGGTGGAACAATCAAAATCACAACCTTGTGATTACTGAATGATTTCCTCAACAATAACCTCACACAATTGTTGCATTCATTTGGCTAAACACAGCAATCAGTCCAGTTAAGGTGGAACGTTAAACTCAACTCAGTGTCGTCCTCTTGTCCCTCAGAGACCTACTGACGGGATGGTTAAATGAGCGGATGTTTAGCAGATGTCGGTTTGGGCCCGGACACTCACCTCCGTGAAGCTGAAGAAGAGTCCGACGCCCCCGAGGATCTTCAGAGCCTCTGTAGCGTGATTCAGCATCATATCCCCGCAGGTGAAACAGGAACCGTTCTTTTTGCACAACTGAAGTGGAaggcacaaaaaaagaagacaaggCCTTTAGTCTTCAGCTGGATGAGTCAACGGTTTGTGAACTAATCCAGTATTAGCTACCAAAATCTATTCTGAGCACTACAGGAAGGCCTACTTTTCACTTATTCTGTTTAAGGGAAATGCTTATATCACATTTTCTCAGAGGGAGATATTGTGTAACTGGATGTACGCTGTGAAATATTTATCCACGACGCCAGTGAAGATTTTATTGACAGCTATTTACAGACCGTATATAATCAtattgaaaaagaaacaaaacagattcaTTATGCAGCAGCTCAAGTCGGCACCTCTGCGGCTGATCTTCCACTAAGAAATACAGCGTTTTTCCTGATGGATGTAATGATGAAATCTTCGATATGTAAGACTTACGGCGTTGCAGTTTTGCAAGTCCTGGTCAAACTGTACCCGACTGCTGGTGCCGTTCAGCAGCCCGCAGCAGTTCAGCTGAGTCTCCAAGTCTGTCTTGGTCTTGTTTTCCAACATTCCCCAAGCAGAGTTCAAAAACGTCTCCTGGAAAAgccaaaaagacaaatataatGAAGCACAAATGCAtttattcacacaaacaaagggTTTTGGTATTAAAATTAACACGTAAGAGCCAAACTAAAAGTGTTCACCTGCTGTGCGCGGTTCATTGCCAGACAGGAACAGGACACTCCGAATTGGAAGAGGAAAACGATAAAAAGAATGACCATGTACTGGAAGCAAGAGGTCAAAGAAACAGCGCTGCAAAACATGGCACAACTGGAACACATAACAACAACACAGGCACATTTTCAAACCGCTGCAGCTACTGTGTCACACTTCACTGCAACTGATGCGATTATCATCTGTGAACTTGTGCATCAGTGCAGATGAGGGCAAAGGATACGAAGAAAAGCATGACTTGGTGGTGGTGCATTGCTCCGATGAGACCCACGATGGCgatgagcagcaggaagacGCCCACCGCGATGACCCCTCCGATGATGTGGATGCTCGACACCAAGCCGAACCCCTTCCCCCATGCTGCTACTCCAATCAGCAGCAGCCCGACCAGCTGAAGGGAGCGGAGGGAAGGAAGTTAACCAGAGTCAGCTGAGGCAGCGTGCGTCTGACGGACGTGAGCTGTCACATGGTCACAGCATCAAGTTCTGATTACCACAAACACCAGCTCTCCTACAAATGTTTGTTAGGTCTTTGGGAGCTCTGCGA
This region of Chaetodon auriga isolate fChaAug3 chromosome 10, fChaAug3.hap1, whole genome shotgun sequence genomic DNA includes:
- the tspan31 gene encoding tetraspanin-31, whose product is MVCGGFTCSKNALCSLNVVYMLVGLLLIGVAAWGKGFGLVSSIHIIGGVIAVGVFLLLIAIVGLIGAMHHHQVMLFFYMVILFIVFLFQFGVSCSCLAMNRAQQETFLNSAWGMLENKTKTDLETQLNCCGLLNGTSSRVQFDQDLQNCNALCKKNGSCFTCGDMMLNHATEALKILGGVGLFFSFTEILGVWLAVRYRNQKDPRANPSAFL